GGTATGCTGAATCTGAGTACCTCTAGTTGGTTCCTTGCTGAAGCCATGCCCAACAGGTGCTACGCTGTACATTTGAACATACTGTTCATGGATTCTTCAGCACAAGATGTTTAACATCTTATGTTGAACAAATTCCTGTCCTGAAGATGTTCAAGGTAAGAGATTCTTCATATGGTGAAGATGTTCTTCACCaaaacattcaacacaaaaaacatgtgTTCGACATAGGATATTAAGCATGGGATGTTCTTCATCTTATGTTTAAAACTTTCAACATAAGAGCATCTTCATCTCATAGGAATGTTCTTCATCTTAAGTTCAACACCTTATGTTGAACAGAAGATATTCTTCTTCTTGTATTGAGGATGCTCAGCATAAGAACATCTTCATGAGATAATGTTCATCTCATgaagatgtttttcattttatgttgaaCATCTCATAATTTTGCATGATGTTCAACATCTTATGTTATCCAACATAAGATGCTGAAGTTGTTCATCGTCAACATAAGAGCTGATGTTGAAAATTGTTCACAGAATCaagcaacatttgttttgttgttttatggtgtcattataattcattttgctaaaaaaatataaaagaatgaGCTTTGCGAAAAATTCcaaattgtttacttttttccctttcagtaTAATTAATTCAGAAGTAGTCACTTCACACTTATAGAATTACGATAAAAAACCTttactgcaaaaaagaaaactgttatgACACTTAGTTTGtggcaaatagaaaaaaaagtgtaatattgttgattgtatttttgtattgtgtaacaaaatgcatgataaaaaatgtattaaattgagttgaattgataaataacagattgtttcattatgcaaaatagattttggatttaaaattcaattaatttgctttattttagggTTTGGATAGGATGGGTCACTTTTGACCTGCAAGATAAGGGGAGTAAATAGAATGTTAAGATCACACAAAGGTTAAATGAGTGTGatttattaaatgcatcaaaaaagttgttacatttggaaatcattaatttaatttgaattattatttttactttactcaCATTggaatatttcagaattttcttcATAGGTCTTGTATAATCAATATCAAAATGACTAACACGATCAAACAGAGCCACACTTCTGCTTGGTCAACCTGCGATGTTTGTCCTATGCACTaccattattaaataaattcctTATATAACACAGAACTGtgtaataatttctttttaaaaaagaatttttgtgatatatacatatatttatatcaaTTATATAACTGAAAATAATGTAGTACATACTTAAAACAGTTTCAagacttttttcaaaatttgctaTTCTCTTGTATCTATAAATTATATCACACCAGAAATGCAATATAAAATTGTGATAATTTAATGTGTGAACATACTTAGATAAATACTCTTGATGCACCATTTCATACAATTTAGACATCTTGTCTGCTTGGGTAACATCACAAAAAGAACACAAGAGTGAAATGTGTTTGTAGCAGTGTCGTGATCTTAGTTTGTGCTTCTTCAAGTGGAACGGTGTGCTTTGTCCAGGTAAATTAGATCAAAATGAGTAGTCAGTTTTGACTCAAAACCTTCCACTGTATGCTTGAAAGTAAAGCAAGATTGATTTTCTtcatccaaaacaaaataaaaatggcagaagaaaaaacaaaaaaaaagtcaaggaAGAGTCCATTtcagagctaaaaataaaagtttagttCTGAAATCAAGAAGTTTAATGGCTGTAGACAGATATTCCTACAATTGCaaacaatttggaaaatgtCTGCAAAGTAAGAAGATTGGAGTATTTTGAAAACGTGGTCTTCAgtgaagtaagaaaaataggctAAAAAGCCAACACCTTTGTAATAGAGACCatcaattaagtttatttgcatagcacatttcagagCTGCAGCACTTTAATTAATCAGCATCTTATGTTAACTTTTGAGAGTTATGAGTTTCTTTCTGAGGAAGCTCTGGATatttgtggcaaaatgtgacCATTTACAGTGGCATaaggacttaaaaaaaacaaagtcagaattGTGCCCAATCTGGCATTCCCCAATTTACCCTCTGCTTCCATCTAGTGGATGACTAAAGGTGTAGTTGgaataaaagctgaataaaatatattaattatataaataaagagcAATACTTAAAGGAAAACTATCAAAGTAAGCAAGGTagtatatacatttaaaataagttttatacTAGCAATATCTCTAAAAGCCCCAAGTCACCATAAATCTATTGCAAGCCAGAATGAGAAAACTCAACCTTACATCAAATTagtctggggaaaaaaacaaaaaacaaaaaaaaaaaaacaagtcaaggCTCAAACATCAGAAATTTCACTCTGCTATTTAGAAAGTTACAAGAACTGATTGTAGTATGATTATTAAATTTCCATAGACTATActcttcacaataaaaaaaaatggtaaactTGACCCATGCCATATAGAGACTTtagttttcatttcagtttcaaactgaaataacCCTgtagggataaaaaaaaataaacccacaCATTGTAGAATCTGCAACCAAAGACATGAGtcccttttattttaaatgtttatttcaacttttcaaagcTAACCTTGATAAAACATGTCTTCAAAGTGTTGCTCATTTGGAAGAAGAGGTAGGCAGATGATGGGATACCAGTTTGCAGGAGTGTCAGGAGGAGTCTGGGTAGTGGCAGGATCTTGTATTATGCAGGGAGCCTTTTGTCCAGGACATTTCCCTTGAGGACAAGGAAAGATGGGAGGAAATTCTGGAAGATGAGGCCAGTATGGCCAAAGGACCTCTGGATTATAAGGAAGTTGGGGATAAAGAACTTTCGGCTCTTCAGTTGGAGGAGGAGCTATTGGAGGTGGATGAAGGAATGGGTAGAAGGGGAAGCCTTGAACAAGATCATCTGCTGCTTGAAGATAATAGAAGTCAAAGGGCCCCACGGGCGGAACCACGGGCCCCACGGGAGGAACCACGGGCCCCACGGGAGGAACCACGGGCCCCACGGGAGGAACCACGGGCCCCACGGGAGGAACCACGGGCCCCACGGGAGGAACCACGGGCCCCACGGGAGGAACCACGGGCCCCACGGGAGGAACCACGGGCCCCACGGGAGGAACCACGGGCCCCACGGGAGGAACCACGGGCCCCACGGGAGGAACCACGGGCCCCACGGGAGGAACCACGGGTCCTGTATGTTCGGGACACAACAGGGACAGTGGATGGCCTTGCC
This is a stretch of genomic DNA from Gambusia affinis linkage group LG12, SWU_Gaff_1.0, whole genome shotgun sequence. It encodes these proteins:
- the LOC122840826 gene encoding uncharacterized protein LOC122840826, encoding MGVGRKDHPPVCLVAAVFLMCCMVPLADCLRLRKSQRPVVKREDVHSPTAIVQEEKIVLGKVFESSDIDKKSSFNELSDDESDYQADFAGWSQETDVDEASKELWEHLGAYLHCFDDHMKFRSLGTEASQLSVVQANEPPIPLSMVPPRCGYRIYGTSITFILIVPFKGCNIIQQGGNHILPLLWQGHPLSLLCPEHTGPVVPPVGPVVPPVGPVVPPVGPVVPPVGPVVPPVGPVVPPVGPVVPPVGPVVPPVGPVVPPVGPVVPPVGPVVPPVGPVVPPVGPFDFYYLQAADDLVQGFPFYPFLHPPPIAPPPTEEPKVLYPQLPYNPEVLWPYWPHLPEFPPIFPCPQGKCPGQKAPCIIQDPATTQTPPDTPANWYPIICLPLLPNEQHFEDMFYQG